The stretch of DNA ttcaacaaaaaactTTTTCCGAAAACAATGTCATGGGGTTTTAAAGAACAACTGCATATTTCAACATCTTATAATGATACActtaaaaaacagaaaaaaaaagttttctgaTAAGAATATCACAGGGTTTTATATACGTAATAGAAACATAATGGGCACGAGTGATGTATCGGATATATTACACGAGTTCGTAGGACGAGTGTGATATATCCGATACGTCAGGAGTTCCAATCGTGTATCTTTTTTATCCAAAGACAGCCGAGGTTTTGACTCCACGTGCAGAGGGGTGGATGAGTTTTTAAATGAGGAGACGGACAAAAGATTTGGTGCCCAAGTCACTGAAACCGATATAAAAACCTACAGCGGatacaacaaacaaaaacacaagtAGGAATACATCCTGGGGTTTCCGAGTTTTTGAAGAATGGCGGACCCTCCATAATATCAAGAGAATGGGAACTATAGAACAGTTCCCAGATATCCTCACATGTACAACTAACGAATTGGAtcatgtgtttttgtgtttcgtGGTTGAAGCATGTAGAGCGGATGGCTCTTCCTATCCACCAAGGACCTTGTATCAACTGCCATCGGCTTTATTAAGGTATATGGGAGAAAACGGCGTAACGGATTTCTGGATGCTAAGGATGGTTGTTTTATGAACTTCAGGAAAACTCAGGACGCTAGGATGAAACAATTGGCAAGCGAGGGCATCGGTGTATCGCTGAAACAAGCTGATCCCATCACCCCGGAACAGGACAATGCATTATGGGAGTCGGACAATCTTGGAAAAGCTAGTTCGCAAGCTATAATCCACACGTTATTCTACTACAACTGCAAATTATTTGGATTGCGTGGGCACGACGACCACAGGAATCTACAGACTTCTTATTTCCATAGTGAGGTGACTAGTGAAGGGTAAACATTATAGAATTCCAAGTACATACCAGCAAAAATTTTACTAGAGGATTGCACCAAAGGAAAATTTTAGCTAAAAGTATTCGACATTTTTCTGAGTGCGGGCATTCCAGTAGGCTATATGATATTTACACGGGGTACCTACATAGTGTTGGACAGGGACCGTTCTATCGGAGACCACTTGAAGGTTGCAAATTTGGAACACAGCCGATCGGAATTAATAAATTGTActcaattatgaaaaatatgtgCAAGAATGCCGGATTCGAGGGAAACTTTTCCAACCACTCAGGGAAGAGAACAAGTGCAAAGTCCCTTTATCATGTCCGTAAGTCTGAATCTATagtgtttaaaaatatgaatcaCAAAAATGTATGCAATTAATATTATGTGTATtatctgtaaaacaaaatacgAACATGTACATCGCATATATTTGCATATAAGTGCATACGTAAAAAATAGATTAAAATTCGTCAGttcttgatttaaaaaaaaatcttgattgaaaatgacaaaaatggaTTTATTCACATTACAATTTTGCACGGTgcacaaaattcattttctattttgGTTAGGTTTTGATGAACAGATGATCATGGAAAGGACATGACACCGGAGCACTGCTGTTCTTGCTTATAAGAGACCGTCGGAGCACCAACAGGTCGAAATAAGCCGGGCACTAGAGTGTTGAAAAAGCGATGTCAAAAAGGTAAAAACGGAAGCAAAATATCCGGAAATCAAAAAGGTAAAGACGGAAACAAAAGACTCGGAAAACAAGGAAAATGACGGATTCCTAGTGCTAGTGCTCAGTACCAGTTTAACAATTGCAACGTGACTTTCTATTGCAAAAGTTAATGGAGAGCTCTCATGcatttataatgtacaggaCTTTTAACTCAACATGTAGAGGTAACATACTAGATTGATAGGACTTTTAATTTCTAATAACGCGTGCAGCGTTCCGTCACAAAGGTTCAAAGGAACTTGTTCAATTGAGAAAAACACtgtttttttgttcaattaCACTGAAAATGTGATTAAATCTATGCATATTGTTCAGTATCTTTGTTGATTTGTCACGCCCAGTTTAAAAATTGGCTCCGCCTACAAACGGTGGCATGAAACAATCAGAAAAGCCATGTGATATTTTAGATATCATACATGTGATATCACATATGTGTTATCTAAAATATAGCATGGTATGCAACATATCGTCTATAAAAGATAAAGGAAAAACCAAGGCATCATTGGATAATACCTAGATATGCTGAAAACATAGCATGACATGATTCCCCAGTATGTCGTTATAAATACAAAGACGGTTAGGATTGGTCGTCTCGGAAcaagatttgtttttgtttagtaTCATATGTGAATAAGGTCATGGTGACTTGCCTGTGAGTTCGCTTCAGGAACAACGGTTACTTTCCTCTCCAAAACCCCTTGTAAAATTAGAGTAGGGTCATTGATTGTAATTTACATAACTTGTTTTGGGAATGCAAATTGAGAATGTGCCAGGCTGATTTGGATGAAACCCACCACTGACTTACCGTCAGCACCTAGAATATGCCCGCCATAGTAACATAAAACTGAAATAATGATAACTACCTATGACATCAGGACAGTATCCTGAAGTCAGTTGAATACTATCCAGTCCAAAGAAGTGATAATCGCTGTCTGGTCTTGGTTGAACTGTAAATGTCGCCTCAAAGTCGTCTGCAGCCATCACACTAAACTGTGCCACAAATAAACATAAGACATCATGAATACTCGCACACTTGTATGACCTTTTGACTCGTTAACTTATCCATTGTGAcattataaatttcaaaaaatgagCCAAGTGGTTTTTTATTGACATGTTTCAAACAccacaaaataaatattacaaaccaATAAGACTCTGACGAGATACACGACCTATAATATACACGTATTCCCTTATAACTAAGACCCAAGTCAGGGTAATCTGAAATCTATGCAGTTTATTTTACTTTCTGTGTCTCATTTCCTCATTTCTCATTTTTTCATGTCTCTGTGCAAAAATCTATCTTATGGCATGCTCTTGTCTATTCAAATAATGTTAGGATTATGGATGTACTACCAGTGCGCATTCCTTTTTAGAACAGATTGATACTGATTTACCTGTCCTTAGTTTTCGAACAGATGAAGCTTACTTACCTGCTCTTAGTTTTGAACAGATGAAGCTGACTTACCTGCTCTTATCTTTTTGAACAGATGAAGCTGACTTACCTGCCATATCTTTTTGAACAGATGAAGCTGACTTACCTGTCCTTAGTTTTCGAACAGATGAAGCTTACTTACCTGCTCTTAGTTTTGAACAGATGAAGCTGACTTATCTGCCATATCTTTTTGAACAGATGAAGCTGACTTACCTGTCCTTAGTTTTCGAACATATTAAGCTGACTTACCTGCCCTTAGTTTTTGAACAGATGAAGCTAACTTACCTGTCCTTTCTTTTCGAACAGATGAAGCTGATTTACCTGCCCTTAGTTTTTGAACAGATGAAGCTGACTTACCTGTCCTTTCTTTTCGAACAGATGAAGCTGACTTACCTGCTCTTAGTTTTTGAACAGATGAAGCTGACTTACTTGCCCTTGTCTCCAATCGTACGGTGAAGCAAATGTGTTGTCCTCAAACCACCCTCCGTTGTTATCCTCCACCTTAAAACTCGCCATATTTCCAACGTAGAAGAAGTGTAAACACGAGGGTCCCGAGACCGGTATTACAGGAGACCTCATAGACATCACCGACGGTAGCGTGTCGCCAGCTCGTCCCAGGAAGTAATCTGTCCAAATATAACAACTGTGTGAGTAATTTGACAATTATTCTCACCATCTCTTAGGTGTATTACATCATAGAAGGACGGACATTTATTTCTCTCCATTTTTGTATATGACTAATCCGCGTCAATGAAGAATATCCCTCCagttttgtctatgacttcatagcTTTAACAGATATTGAGAACAATGCTTACAATTTAATGTGAATTACGTTTCTGTTTAAACGTTCTTGTCTGTATGAGGTCATAATAAGTAACATATGAAACTAAATAATTGTgcaatatatatacttatttgtCTGCAAAGGTCTAGTATCTTTATCCGTCACATAGTTCATGCTAAGatcttatattttaattaaatattcaatttgaTAAAAGTGGATAATTCAATGAGGgtattctgttacataaccacgaagcaaaatgtagcataaatgtattgttctacattccttatgaaatatataagaaaaactattgacaaaaatcatgatattgttaagttttttaattgatacaattGAAAGTCCAAGTGGAATAGATATACGattcagcaggtacaatatgtacgttATACCCACACCTGAGACAAAGTAACTtagttaaacaaatgcaatacataaccatcGAGGAGTTGATgcaattgtttttttaaacagGAAAATGCATCTACTGTAAGAGCGCTTTCAGTAGATCTAGACGAAAGTTGCCTCATTCAATTGGCAAGGGCAAGGGTTCGACATACAAGACGTCCGACTACAATGTGTAACGgtggacagcgagcgagttgaATATTTCACTACAGAGGggttttctggcatatcacagaaaAACCAACTAATCTGACTTCCAtcagaactggtttgtttccgatatatgaGCAAATTATAATGTACTCTttgactgaattgtcccttaaaaataaaaccaagtAATTGCGTATTATAAGACCATTTACCCTAAGATACTAATTATAAATACCTAATCTTACCTTGGCTGATTTCTCTATTAGCCTGTCTGTCAGAGCCGAACAAAGAAATATAGCCTGTCCACATGGTCCGCTTGCGTTCTAGACCGATGGTACCATTGTTGGCAACATAGCCACACACGTATGGATCATTGAAGTCACACTCTATCGCCCGCCCTGCAAAACAAGTACAGTAAAGCACGATTATAACGAGGACACCGGCACAATTATTTGATATACTTAGCATTGTTTGTTacacacatattacagacacTTTATGTGATTTTTGTTGGGTAATGAAAAATACCTCGCTATAACCATGGATTAGTTGTAAGTATATTTGTTAAAAACTGTAGCTGAAGGAATCCATAATATCGGTCATTGAACGCTGGTAAACATCGCGATGAACATAAAAATTAGTAGATCATTTTATAGCTTGTTACTTTGATCTCAACAGACATCatgcaagaaaataaaatagaaataaatgtctgattagggttacccgaccgacccaaATTTTTTACCCTCGACCCTAATATTTTGTCCCCACTTTCAAAGTCTACGAAAAAAACCAGTTGGGATTACGATCTccgactccggttccggccatcattttagagtgaaagacactttTTTTAAAATCCTTCCGACTGACCGACCCAATTTTTTTGCCaatgggggtgggggtgggggttggggggAGGTTTAAGTTCTTTGGTCACTATAGTATAGACTACTTACCACAGAGTGCTTCATCCTCCTCTGCTGCACAATCAAGGTCCCAATCACATTGCCACTGCTGTGGTATACAGTACTCAGAACAGTTGAACTGATAAGCCTCACACTCTGTAAGTCAACATATAATTTCACAATTGGTTTTACCATGGATGAATTAAATTAATATTCACTCTGTAAGTCAAATATGATTCCactttttgttttatcatggaggaatttaattaatattcattcTGTGAGTCAAATATGAttccttttttgttttaccATGAATAAATTTAATCAATATTCACTCTATAAGTCAAATATGATTCCACTATTTGTTTTACCATGgataaatttaattaatattcacTCTGTAAGTAAACTATGATTCCATTTTTTGTTATACCTTGGAAGAATTTGATTAATATTCACTCTGTTAGTCAAATATGATTCCACTATTTGTTTTACTATTGgtgattttaattgatattcaaCCTGAAAATAGTAAATCCACTTTTATTCGCCgctacttaatttgaaattttcatttcaagaaatgcaatttttaaaattgaattaaaaattgcTAATTGTATGTGTGACGTATTCATTGTTTCATTGAGCTAGACTTTTGggaatttacttggatcgcgaaattcgcgaaattaaatcgGGCTCAAAAGAAGGTTTCTTATCTGCTTACCTACAGGAGGATAAGGTCTCTGTGTTATAATTCTGCTTACCTACAGGGGGACAAGGTCTCTGTGTTATAATTCTGCTTACCTACAGGGGGACACGGTCCCTGGGTTATAATTCTGCTTACCTACAGGGGGACACGGTCCCTGGGTTATAATTCTGCTTACCTACAGGGGGACACGGTCTCTGGGTTATAATTCTGCTTACCTACAGGGGGACACAGTCTCTGGGTTATAATTCTACTTACCTACAGGGGGACACAGTCTCTGGGTTATAATTCTGCTTACCTACAGGGGGACACGGTCCCTGGGTTAACATAACTTGATCTATGACTGCTACACTGTGGTGCCTGACGAACATTGCTCTTACGACATCGCCATCCACTACGTTGATGGGGACCTGGGCGGTGTTTACTAGTCCGTCATGTTTTCCATGGAGCGCCAGGAGCTGGTCAACACTTCCGTTTTTGTGGGTAGCATAAAGTGACAGAATGTTGGAGTCTGATATCCCAGCAGTGACTCTATAGTCGAAGGCCAGACAGTGCATGCCGACAGCAGGAACAGGAGGTGAGAGGAGTCTGGACTCGTTACTGTCGTTCTCCGAGGACCCCGATATCATCATAAACCCTGTTACATTACAAAGCAGAGCCAGTGCAGTCAGATTTACTTCGGTTTAACTATTATCAAACACATCCTACGTTCTAAAATGGGATGGGGTGGGGGTTGGTACTATGAATTCCTTTCGTTATTCCTCATTCAGTTTGTTTcgtttttttcatctttttaaaagatgctccaccgcttacaatcggtattttttcactataaaaaacaggagcagacgatttattatttttcttaagttacaaaagtaacttacattacaccattaacaccattgaaaagtttgagcttctaattttacttcaagttaaatatatgaaaaataattaattgcatcccgaaaaaaatccctgacactttatcctatatggaatgaagtactgattgtgcatgcaccaaaggcgaaatgaattattttacattattttttgtgtttattaggcatacatatacacgattaaacaccaattattgttcaaatgattaatatcatttatgctctgtcggcggtggagtatctttaaatagtttttttaaagatgctacaccgctgataaattatatcttttgactatcaaaacaggagcagacgatttagtattattcttcagttacaacagttacttactttacatcattactaccattgaaaagtttgagcttctaattttacttcaagttt from Argopecten irradians isolate NY chromosome 15, Ai_NY, whole genome shotgun sequence encodes:
- the LOC138309567 gene encoding uncharacterized protein, whose product is MNFRKTQDARMKQLASEGIGVSLKQADPITPEQDNALWESDNLGKASSQAIIHTLFYYNCKLFGLRGHDDHRNLQTSYFHSECGHSSRLYDIYTGYLHSVGQGPFYRRPLEGCKFGTQPIGINKLYSIMKNMCKNAGFEGNFSNHSGKRTSAKSLYHVLSLLICHAQFKNWLRLQTVA